Proteins encoded together in one Pseudomonas sp. TCU-HL1 window:
- the flgL gene encoding flagellar hook-associated protein FlgL produces the protein MRISTIQQFNNGVTGLQRNYANVTRTQEQISTGNRILTPADDPVASVRLLQLEQQQSMLGQYSSNLTAAKNSLTQEEVTLKSATTILQRVKELAGQAGNGALSAEDRKSIAAELREREDELLSLMNTRNARGEYLFSGFQGKTQPFERNPDGTYRYNGDDGQRELQIASSLQVPISDNGKRTFQDVINAGRLDSALTVNPAGSTLNASAPLVQDEVAFSGNPLFPGAGVEIVFGNPDANSYEVFELGTTTPVLGSGTLDGDADKSDKLVFRGVSIVFDGVPVGGETIQVTPQPSEQKQGILDTIAKLRMALESATDTPAGNLDVRDAVAEALTNLDHGMVRVDAVQGDIGARLNVVETTLTDNEDVGLVNQAVQAELRELDYPEALSRLSFQSIILDAAQQSYVKISSLNLFNNLR, from the coding sequence ATGCGCATTTCCACCATTCAGCAATTCAACAATGGCGTGACGGGCCTGCAGCGGAACTACGCAAACGTGACCCGTACACAGGAGCAGATCAGTACCGGCAACCGCATCCTCACCCCGGCGGACGACCCGGTGGCTTCGGTACGCCTGCTGCAGCTGGAGCAGCAGCAGAGCATGCTGGGCCAGTACAGCTCCAATCTCACGGCAGCCAAGAACAGCCTGACCCAGGAAGAGGTGACGCTCAAATCCGCCACCACCATTCTCCAGCGCGTCAAGGAATTGGCCGGCCAGGCCGGCAACGGCGCGCTCAGTGCCGAGGACCGCAAATCCATCGCCGCCGAGCTGCGCGAGCGTGAAGATGAACTGCTCAGCCTGATGAACACCCGCAATGCACGCGGCGAGTACCTGTTCTCCGGATTCCAGGGCAAGACCCAGCCCTTCGAACGAAACCCTGACGGCACCTACCGCTACAACGGTGACGATGGCCAGCGCGAGCTGCAGATCGCCAGCTCCCTGCAGGTGCCGATCAGCGACAATGGCAAGCGCACCTTTCAGGACGTCATCAATGCGGGCCGCCTGGACAGCGCACTGACCGTCAACCCGGCGGGCTCGACCTTGAACGCGTCGGCGCCCTTGGTGCAGGACGAGGTGGCGTTTTCCGGCAACCCGCTGTTTCCGGGTGCCGGCGTCGAGATCGTCTTCGGCAACCCCGATGCAAACAGCTACGAAGTGTTCGAGTTGGGAACAACGACACCTGTACTCGGTAGCGGCACCCTTGATGGTGACGCCGACAAATCCGACAAGTTGGTGTTCCGAGGCGTCAGCATCGTGTTCGATGGCGTGCCGGTAGGGGGGGAAACCATCCAGGTCACGCCGCAGCCGAGCGAACAGAAGCAAGGCATCCTCGACACCATTGCCAAGCTGCGAATGGCGCTGGAGTCGGCGACTGACACGCCTGCAGGCAACCTGGATGTCCGCGATGCCGTTGCCGAAGCACTGACAAATCTTGACCACGGCATGGTCCGGGTCGACGCGGTGCAAGGGGATATTGGCGCGCGCCTCAACGTTGTCGAAACCACCCTCACCGACAACGAAGACGTGGGCCTGGTCAACCAGGCGGTGCAGGCAGAGTTGCGCGAGCTGGACTACCCCGAGGCGCTCTCACGCTTGTCGTTCCAGTCGATCATCCTGGACGCCGCCCAGCAGAGCTATGTGAAGATCAGCAGCCTGAACCTGTTCAACAACCTGCGCTGA
- the flgK gene encoding flagellar hook-associated protein FlgK has translation MADLLNIGLSGLRVSQTQLTVTGHNIANVNTPGFSRQSATQSTTLPQFSGSGYIGSGVSLTDIRRSYSEFLTAQLRNTTSLSSDVNAYKSQIDQLDSLLAGSTTGITPSLKSFFAAMQTAAEDPANIPARQLVLSEAEGLARRFNTVYDRLNAQNDSLNKQMAAVSDQVNRLAGSIASLNDAIAVAAANGKEPNDLLDAREEAIRQLSTYVGVSVVPQSDGSQSVFVGTGQPLVVGSTANRLEAVPGKGDPTRFEIEFVSGDSRQGVTTQLSGGELGGMIRYRQETLDASMNALGRLALSISDQVNSQLGQGLDLKGKVGAALFGNFNDPALAALRVRNLSTNTGNAQPLLNITNTSVLGTSDYRLTLTDSSTTPPTFEARRLSDGASMAVTASANPPPGGGYSLSLADPARAPNGGQGFDVSFSAIELGKAVQGDVFLLQPTRRGAADIEAVLDQADQLAFAAPVRAEANTQNRGTGAITQPELFGSNGPINPATLAAALPVGLAYDAATGNFTVPAGTTLSRINPDGSAAVPSTFQPGQQNNYELQLSDGSRVRFTLSGRPENGDTFNVAFNDKGVSDNRNGLKLAELQTKSTVGIDLNSPGTTGMTFSDGYGDLVERVGTLTAQARIDSEASTAILKQATDNRDSLSGVSLDEEAANLIKFEQYYNASSQVIQVARSLFDTLMNTFR, from the coding sequence ATGGCTGACTTACTGAATATTGGCTTGTCGGGGCTGCGCGTAAGCCAGACTCAGCTCACCGTCACCGGCCACAACATTGCCAACGTCAACACGCCCGGATTCAGCAGGCAGAGCGCGACGCAGTCCACGACCCTCCCGCAGTTCTCCGGTTCGGGCTATATCGGCAGTGGCGTCTCCCTGACGGATATCCGTCGCAGCTACAGCGAGTTCTTGACCGCACAACTGCGCAATACCACCTCGCTGAGCAGCGACGTGAATGCCTACAAGAGCCAGATCGACCAGCTCGACTCGCTGCTGGCCGGCTCCACCACCGGGATCACGCCGTCGTTGAAGAGTTTCTTCGCGGCGATGCAGACCGCAGCCGAAGACCCCGCCAACATCCCGGCGCGGCAGCTGGTGCTGTCCGAGGCCGAGGGCCTGGCACGGCGTTTCAATACCGTCTACGACCGGCTGAACGCCCAGAACGACTCACTGAACAAACAGATGGCTGCGGTCAGTGACCAGGTGAACCGCCTGGCCGGCTCCATCGCCAGTCTCAACGACGCCATTGCCGTTGCGGCTGCCAATGGCAAGGAACCCAACGATTTGCTGGATGCTCGCGAAGAGGCTATCCGCCAGCTATCGACCTACGTCGGCGTCAGCGTTGTGCCGCAGAGCGACGGTTCCCAGAGCGTCTTCGTCGGTACCGGCCAGCCGCTGGTGGTGGGCAGCACCGCCAACCGTCTGGAAGCGGTGCCCGGCAAGGGCGATCCCACTCGCTTCGAGATCGAGTTCGTCAGTGGCGACTCGCGCCAGGGCGTGACCACCCAACTCAGTGGGGGCGAGTTGGGCGGGATGATTCGCTATCGGCAAGAAACGCTCGACGCCAGCATGAACGCCCTCGGGCGCCTGGCGCTGTCGATCAGCGACCAGGTGAACAGCCAGCTCGGCCAGGGCCTGGACCTGAAGGGCAAGGTAGGTGCGGCGCTGTTTGGCAATTTCAACGACCCAGCCTTGGCAGCCTTGCGTGTCCGCAACCTCAGCACCAATACCGGCAATGCCCAGCCGCTGCTGAACATCACCAACACCAGCGTGCTGGGTACCAGTGACTACCGCCTGACGCTGACCGATTCGAGCACCACGCCGCCGACTTTCGAGGCCCGGCGCCTGTCCGACGGCGCGTCCATGGCGGTCACTGCCAGCGCCAACCCTCCACCGGGTGGCGGATACTCGCTGAGCCTTGCTGACCCGGCGCGCGCGCCCAATGGTGGGCAGGGCTTTGACGTGTCCTTCAGTGCGATCGAGCTGGGCAAGGCCGTTCAGGGTGATGTGTTCCTGCTGCAACCGACCCGCCGTGGCGCGGCGGATATCGAGGCCGTGCTCGATCAGGCGGACCAGTTGGCCTTTGCTGCCCCGGTGCGTGCCGAGGCCAACACCCAGAACCGCGGTACGGGCGCAATCACCCAGCCGGAGCTTTTCGGAAGCAATGGCCCAATCAACCCCGCGACCCTGGCTGCGGCCCTGCCGGTGGGGTTGGCCTATGACGCCGCCACCGGCAACTTCACCGTGCCGGCCGGTACCACCCTGAGCCGGATCAATCCGGACGGCAGCGCGGCCGTGCCATCCACCTTCCAGCCTGGACAGCAGAACAACTACGAGTTGCAGCTCAGTGATGGCAGCCGGGTGCGCTTCACCCTCAGCGGCCGTCCCGAGAATGGCGATACCTTCAATGTTGCCTTCAACGACAAGGGTGTCTCGGACAACCGCAACGGCCTCAAGCTTGCCGAGCTGCAAACCAAGTCGACCGTGGGCATCGACCTGAACTCGCCCGGCACTACGGGGATGACCTTCTCCGATGGTTACGGCGACCTGGTCGAACGTGTCGGCACCCTCACCGCGCAGGCGCGGATCGACAGCGAGGCCAGCACCGCGATCCTCAAGCAGGCTACCGACAACCGCGACTCCCTGTCGGGCGTCAGCCTGGATGAAGAGGCGGCCAACCTGATCAAGTTCGAGCAGTACTACAACGCCTCGTCGCAGGTCATTCAAGTTGCGCGGAGCCTGTTCGATACCTTGATGAATACCTTCCGTTAA
- the flgJ gene encoding flagellar assembly peptidoglycan hydrolase FlgJ: protein MNSKLSAGLASGAKLDSGAYTDLNRLSQLKAGKDRDSEANIRKVAQEFESLFLNEMMKSMRQAGEAFAEGNYLNSNETKTYQDMHDQQLAVTLSKQGGVGLADVLTRQLSKTQHAERPNPFARVQAGAEANWPVQGSKPVAKTTAVTEGRDDSKLLNQRRLALPSKLSDRQVAGIVPSPEQVAGTPLAGNDWAPAKAYAAPERASVGADATQGVGKRVFASRNEFIETLLPMAEKAAERIGVDPRYLVAQAALETGWGKSIIRQGDGDSSHNLFGIKAHKSWDGESARVLTTEYKGGKAVKEAASFRSYNSFEQSFHDYVSFLQNNDRYQQALDSTEKPEQFVRELQKAGYATDPQYARKISQIARGMQIYQAVAAVDGTTTRT, encoded by the coding sequence ATGAACTCCAAACTCTCCGCAGGCCTCGCCTCGGGCGCCAAGCTGGACAGCGGCGCCTATACCGACCTGAACCGGCTCAGCCAACTCAAGGCCGGCAAGGATCGTGACAGCGAGGCCAACATCCGCAAGGTGGCCCAGGAGTTCGAGTCGCTGTTCCTCAACGAGATGATGAAGTCCATGCGTCAGGCCGGCGAAGCCTTCGCCGAAGGCAACTACCTGAACAGCAACGAGACCAAGACCTACCAGGACATGCACGACCAGCAGCTGGCCGTGACCCTCTCCAAGCAGGGGGGCGTTGGTCTGGCCGATGTGCTGACCCGCCAGCTGTCCAAGACCCAGCATGCCGAGCGCCCCAATCCGTTCGCCCGGGTGCAGGCCGGCGCAGAGGCCAACTGGCCGGTGCAGGGCAGCAAGCCGGTGGCGAAAACCACCGCCGTCACCGAGGGCCGTGACGATTCCAAGCTGCTCAACCAGCGCCGCCTGGCACTGCCGAGCAAACTCAGCGACCGCCAAGTGGCGGGCATCGTGCCTTCGCCCGAGCAGGTTGCCGGCACGCCACTGGCCGGCAATGACTGGGCCCCAGCCAAGGCCTATGCCGCTCCCGAACGTGCGTCGGTGGGCGCGGATGCCACCCAGGGCGTCGGCAAGCGCGTGTTCGCCTCGCGCAACGAGTTCATCGAAACCCTGCTGCCCATGGCCGAAAAGGCTGCCGAGCGAATCGGCGTCGACCCGCGTTACCTGGTGGCCCAGGCCGCGCTGGAAACCGGTTGGGGCAAGTCGATCATTCGCCAGGGCGATGGCGACAGCAGTCACAACCTGTTCGGCATCAAGGCCCACAAGAGCTGGGACGGCGAGTCCGCACGGGTGCTCACCACCGAGTACAAGGGCGGCAAGGCCGTGAAGGAAGCGGCGTCGTTCCGCTCCTACAACTCCTTCGAGCAGAGCTTCCATGACTACGTGAGCTTCCTGCAGAACAACGACCGCTACCAGCAAGCGCTGGATTCCACCGAAAAGCCCGAGCAGTTCGTGCGCGAGCTGCAGAAGGCCGGCTACGCCACCGACCCGCAGTACGCCCGCAAGATCTCCCAGATCGCCCGCGGCATGCAGATTTATCAGGCCGTTGCCGCTGTCGACGGCACGACCACCAGGACATGA
- a CDS encoding flagellar basal body P-ring protein FlgI yields MKRLITALCLLFAVGAAQAERLKDLASIQGVRTNQLIGYGLVVGLNGTGDQTTQTPFTLQTFNNMLAQFGIKVPANVGNVQLKNVAAVSIHADLPPFTKPGQTIDVTISSIGNAKSLRGGSLLMAPLKGIDGNVYAIAQGNLVVGGFDAEGSDGSKITVNVPSSGRIPAGATVERPVPSGFEQGNFLTLNLNRPDFTTAKNIVDKLNELLGPGVAQAIDGGSVRVSAPLDPNQRVDYLSVIENLEIEAGQAVAKVIINSRTGTIVIGQNVRVQPAAVTHGSLTVTITEDPIVSQPEAFSGGQTAVVPRSKVSAEQEAKPMFKFGPGTTLDEIVRAVNQVGAAPSDLMAILEALKQAGALQADLIVI; encoded by the coding sequence ATGAAGCGACTGATCACCGCCCTCTGCCTGCTGTTCGCAGTCGGCGCTGCCCAGGCAGAACGCCTGAAAGACCTGGCGAGCATCCAGGGCGTACGGACCAACCAGTTGATCGGCTACGGCCTGGTCGTCGGCCTCAACGGCACGGGGGACCAGACCACCCAGACGCCGTTCACCCTGCAGACCTTCAACAACATGCTGGCGCAATTCGGCATCAAGGTGCCGGCCAACGTCGGCAACGTGCAGCTGAAAAACGTCGCGGCGGTGTCCATCCACGCCGACCTGCCGCCCTTCACCAAGCCTGGGCAGACCATCGACGTCACCATTTCCTCCATCGGCAACGCCAAGAGCCTGCGCGGCGGCAGCCTGCTGATGGCCCCGCTCAAGGGGATCGATGGCAACGTCTACGCCATCGCCCAGGGCAACCTGGTGGTCGGTGGCTTCGACGCCGAGGGCAGCGATGGCTCGAAGATCACCGTCAACGTGCCGTCGTCCGGTCGAATTCCTGCCGGCGCCACCGTCGAGCGGCCGGTGCCGAGCGGTTTCGAGCAGGGCAATTTCCTCACCCTGAACCTCAACCGTCCAGACTTCACCACGGCCAAGAACATCGTCGACAAGCTCAACGAACTGCTTGGTCCGGGTGTCGCCCAGGCCATCGACGGCGGCTCGGTGCGGGTCAGCGCGCCGCTGGACCCGAACCAGCGCGTGGACTACCTGTCGGTGATCGAGAACCTGGAAATCGAGGCGGGCCAGGCGGTGGCCAAGGTCATCATCAACTCGCGTACAGGCACCATCGTCATTGGCCAGAACGTACGCGTGCAGCCGGCCGCCGTGACCCACGGCAGCCTCACCGTCACCATCACCGAAGACCCCATCGTCAGCCAGCCGGAGGCCTTCTCCGGTGGTCAGACCGCCGTGGTGCCGCGCTCGAAGGTGAGTGCCGAGCAGGAAGCCAAGCCCATGTTCAAGTTCGGCCCCGGCACCACCCTCGACGAGATCGTCCGTGCGGTTAACCAGGTGGGCGCAGCGCCCTCCGACCTGATGGCCATCCTCGAAGCGCTGAAGCAGGCCGGTGCCCTGCAAGCCGACCTGATCGTGATTTAA
- the flgH gene encoding flagellar basal body L-ring protein FlgH: MNRLIILLPLLGITLIQGCVQPAPRPNDPYYAPVLPRTPLPAAQNNGAIYQAGFETNLYDDRKAYRVGDIITITLNERTQASKNANSQIQKDSNANIGLTSLFGGGVSVNNPNGGLNPLDAARLSLDAEYNATRDTKGDSKAGQSNSLSGSITVTVSEVLPNGILAVRGEKWLTLNTGDELVRIAGMVRADDIGTDNTVPSTRVADARITYSGTGAFADASQPGWFDRFFISPLFPF; encoded by the coding sequence ATGAACCGGCTGATCATTCTTCTCCCGCTGCTCGGTATCACCCTTATCCAGGGCTGCGTGCAGCCGGCTCCGCGGCCGAACGATCCGTACTACGCGCCCGTGCTGCCGCGCACGCCGTTGCCGGCTGCGCAGAACAACGGCGCGATCTATCAGGCGGGTTTCGAAACCAACCTCTACGACGACCGCAAGGCCTATCGCGTGGGTGACATCATCACCATCACCCTCAACGAGCGCACCCAGGCCAGCAAGAACGCCAACTCGCAGATCCAGAAGGACAGCAACGCCAACATCGGCCTGACCTCGTTGTTCGGCGGCGGCGTATCGGTGAACAACCCCAATGGCGGCCTCAATCCGCTGGATGCGGCGCGCCTGTCCCTGGATGCCGAGTACAACGCCACCCGCGACACCAAGGGCGATTCCAAGGCAGGGCAGAGCAACAGCCTGTCCGGCTCCATCACCGTCACGGTGTCCGAGGTGCTGCCCAACGGCATCCTGGCCGTCCGCGGCGAGAAGTGGCTGACCCTCAATACCGGCGACGAACTGGTGCGCATTGCGGGCATGGTCCGCGCCGACGACATCGGCACCGATAACACCGTGCCGTCCACCCGCGTCGCCGACGCACGCATCACCTATTCGGGCACCGGCGCCTTCGCCGATGCCAGCCAGCCCGGCTGGTTCGACCGGTTCTTCATAAGCCCGCTGTTCCCGTTCTGA
- the flgG gene encoding flagellar basal-body rod protein FlgG has product MLPALWVSKTGLSAQDMNLTTISNNLANVSTTGFKRDRAEFEDLLYQIRRQPGGQTSQDSELPTGLQLGTGVRIAGTQKIFTQGSLQTTEQPLDMAINGRGFFQVLLPDGTVSYTRDGSFHLNADGQIVTSQGFALEPAIVLPAEVQTFTVGEDGTVSVTTVGNPAAQVIGNIQTADFVNYGGLQAIGNNLFLETASSGAPQVGTPGLTGLGAVQQNTLENSNVSVVEELVNMITTQRAYEMNSKVISTADQMLAFVTQNL; this is encoded by the coding sequence ATGCTTCCGGCACTCTGGGTCAGCAAGACCGGCCTGTCCGCCCAGGACATGAACCTGACCACCATTTCCAACAACCTGGCGAACGTCTCGACCACCGGCTTCAAGCGCGATCGCGCCGAGTTCGAAGACCTGCTGTACCAGATCCGTCGCCAGCCGGGTGGCCAGACCAGCCAGGACAGCGAATTGCCCACCGGCCTGCAACTGGGTACCGGTGTGCGCATCGCCGGCACGCAGAAAATCTTCACCCAGGGCAGCCTGCAGACCACCGAGCAGCCGCTGGACATGGCCATCAACGGCCGCGGCTTCTTCCAGGTGCTGTTGCCTGACGGCACGGTCTCCTACACCCGCGACGGCAGCTTTCACCTGAACGCCGACGGCCAGATCGTCACCTCCCAGGGTTTCGCCCTGGAGCCGGCCATCGTCCTGCCCGCCGAAGTGCAGACCTTCACCGTGGGTGAGGACGGCACCGTCTCCGTGACCACCGTGGGCAATCCCGCTGCCCAGGTGATCGGCAACATCCAGACCGCCGACTTCGTCAACTACGGCGGCCTGCAGGCCATCGGCAACAACCTGTTCCTGGAGACCGCATCCAGTGGCGCTCCGCAGGTCGGCACCCCGGGCCTCACCGGCCTTGGCGCCGTGCAGCAGAACACCCTGGAGAACTCCAACGTCAGCGTGGTCGAGGAGTTGGTGAACATGATCACCACCCAGCGCGCCTACGAGATGAACTCCAAGGTCATCTCCACGGCCGACCAGATGCTCGCCTTCGTCACGCAGAACCTGTAA
- the flgF gene encoding flagellar basal-body rod protein FlgF, with translation MDKMLYVAMSGASQNSLAQRAHANNLANISTSGFRRDFEQARSMPVFGDSFPSRVYAMTERPGTDFTPGALQETGRDLDVAIEGEGWVAVQAPDGGEAYVRTASLQVDALGQLRTGNGLPVMGNAGPIAIPPEQKVEIGQDGTISIRALGEAPNVVAEVDRLKLVNPDPKQLEKGADGLIRLKDPQQAVQADANVRVTSGFIEASNVNAVEEMTAILSLSRQFELSVKMMRTAEDNSSAMARVLQFS, from the coding sequence ATGGACAAGATGCTTTACGTCGCAATGAGCGGAGCCAGCCAGAACTCGCTGGCCCAGCGCGCCCATGCCAACAACCTGGCGAACATCTCGACCTCCGGCTTCCGTCGCGATTTCGAGCAGGCGCGTTCCATGCCGGTGTTCGGTGACAGCTTTCCGTCGCGGGTCTATGCCATGACCGAACGCCCTGGCACTGATTTCACCCCTGGCGCGCTGCAGGAAACCGGCCGCGACCTGGATGTGGCGATCGAAGGCGAGGGCTGGGTTGCGGTTCAGGCCCCGGATGGCGGCGAAGCCTATGTGCGTACCGCCAGCCTGCAGGTCGACGCCCTTGGCCAGTTGCGCACCGGCAACGGTTTGCCGGTCATGGGCAATGCCGGTCCCATCGCCATTCCGCCGGAGCAGAAAGTCGAGATCGGCCAGGACGGCACCATCAGCATCCGCGCACTGGGCGAGGCCCCCAATGTGGTGGCCGAGGTGGATCGCCTCAAGCTGGTCAATCCCGATCCCAAGCAACTGGAGAAGGGCGCTGACGGCCTGATCCGGCTGAAGGACCCGCAGCAGGCCGTGCAGGCCGACGCCAATGTGCGCGTGACGTCCGGCTTCATCGAGGCCAGCAACGTCAACGCCGTTGAAGAGATGACCGCGATCCTCTCGCTGTCCCGCCAGTTCGAGCTCTCCGTGAAGATGATGCGTACTGCCGAAGACAACTCTTCGGCGATGGCGCGGGTCTTGCAGTTCAGCTAA
- a CDS encoding IS481 family transposase, with product MPWQECTTMSIRREFVRLAEQPQSNVRELCRRYGISPKTAYKWLQRHREHGDAGLQERSRRPLHSPGRSDPDLEQAVVQLHHRFPYWGARKLRGLLPAAFERPHHSTLDAILRRHGCRVRYHAEEAEAPATQRFEHCQPNELWQMDFKGHFPLADGRSSRCHPLTLLDDHSRFALCLEACEGERLELVRPHLIQVFRRYGLPRRITADNGPPWGSNIAGGLSALEVWLMRLGIEVSHSRPHHPQTQGKLERFHQTLKRELLQRSFRDLAHCQQAMAHWREQYNHDRPHEALGQLPPITRYQPSRRSYPEQLPELDYEPGDRVLKVGRVGQVSFQGRSLFVGGGLYGERVALRPTAVDGVYDVVFIHKTLRQVDLRPGKT from the coding sequence ATGCCGTGGCAGGAGTGCACCACCATGTCGATTCGACGCGAGTTTGTGCGGTTGGCCGAACAACCGCAGAGCAACGTGCGGGAGCTGTGTCGGCGCTACGGCATCAGCCCGAAAACCGCCTACAAATGGTTACAGCGCCACCGCGAGCACGGCGATGCGGGGTTGCAGGAGCGCTCACGCCGGCCGTTGCACAGCCCTGGGCGCAGCGACCCGGACTTGGAACAGGCGGTGGTGCAGTTGCACCACCGTTTCCCGTATTGGGGCGCCCGCAAGCTGCGCGGCCTGCTGCCGGCCGCGTTCGAGCGTCCCCACCACAGCACCCTCGACGCCATCCTCCGCCGCCATGGTTGCCGGGTGCGCTACCACGCCGAGGAGGCCGAAGCTCCGGCCACGCAGCGCTTCGAGCACTGCCAGCCGAACGAGCTCTGGCAGATGGACTTCAAGGGCCACTTCCCGCTCGCCGACGGCCGCTCGTCGCGCTGCCACCCGTTGACGCTGTTGGATGATCACTCACGCTTTGCCCTCTGCCTGGAGGCCTGCGAGGGCGAGCGCCTCGAACTGGTTCGACCGCACCTGATCCAGGTCTTTCGCCGCTATGGCCTACCGCGCCGGATCACCGCCGACAACGGTCCGCCCTGGGGCTCGAACATCGCGGGCGGCCTGTCCGCCCTGGAGGTCTGGCTGATGCGGCTCGGCATCGAGGTCAGCCACAGCCGCCCTCATCATCCGCAGACCCAGGGCAAGCTGGAACGCTTCCACCAGACACTCAAGCGCGAGTTACTGCAGCGCTCGTTTCGCGACTTGGCGCACTGCCAGCAGGCGATGGCGCACTGGCGGGAGCAGTACAACCACGACCGCCCGCATGAGGCGCTGGGCCAACTGCCACCGATCACGCGCTACCAGCCAAGCCGGCGCAGCTACCCGGAGCAATTGCCTGAGCTGGACTACGAACCGGGCGACCGGGTGCTCAAGGTCGGCCGCGTCGGCCAGGTCAGTTTCCAGGGACGCAGCCTGTTCGTCGGCGGGGGGCTGTACGGGGAACGCGTCGCTCTCCGCCCCACCGCCGTCGATGGCGTCTACGATGTGGTGTTCATCCACAAGACCCTGCGCCAAGTCGACTTGAGACCGGGCAAGACATGA
- the flgE gene encoding flagellar hook protein FlgE, protein MAFNIGLSGLRAATSDLNVTGNNIANAGTAGFKQSRAEFADVYASSVLGTGKNPQGSGVALGDVSQLFNQGNINYTQNALDLAINGNGFFQTSNNGEVSYTRAGYFGTDRDGYIVNNFGYRLQGYGVDGNGNLQNGVVSDLQVQTSSQAPKATTQMAQKFNLNSTTKAPTNTPFNPADPTTYTSSTSVNIYDSQGNAHVMTQYFINNSDPAATPPVTNNWTMAVLVDGRNPADPTSTDPHTTNLLFNADGSLNTAGMAAGGELNYDPATGLMNLDDWVPAVSDGGTPAQWSSNGATANAGGVSIDIRGSSQYSSAFAVNSISQDGYTTGQLAGLEIDDTGVIFARYTNGQSKVQGQVILANFASVQGLTPVGKTGWVQSFESGEPVVGTPRSGTLGALQAGALEDSNVELSDQLVNLIVAQRNYQANAKTIQTEDAVTQTIINLR, encoded by the coding sequence ATGGCGTTCAACATCGGTCTCAGTGGCCTGCGGGCAGCGACCAGCGACCTCAATGTCACCGGCAACAACATTGCCAACGCCGGCACTGCGGGCTTCAAGCAGTCCCGCGCGGAGTTCGCCGACGTCTATGCCTCTTCGGTGCTCGGCACCGGCAAGAATCCCCAGGGCAGTGGCGTTGCCCTCGGCGACGTGTCGCAGTTGTTCAACCAGGGCAACATCAACTACACCCAGAACGCCCTGGACTTGGCCATCAATGGCAACGGCTTCTTCCAGACCAGTAACAATGGCGAGGTCAGCTACACCCGTGCCGGCTACTTCGGCACTGACCGCGATGGCTACATCGTCAACAACTTCGGTTACCGCCTGCAGGGCTACGGCGTGGATGGCAACGGCAACCTGCAGAACGGCGTGGTCAGCGACCTGCAGGTGCAGACCTCGAGCCAGGCACCCAAGGCCACCACCCAGATGGCGCAGAAGTTCAACCTGAACTCCACCACCAAGGCGCCGACCAATACCCCGTTCAACCCGGCCGACCCGACCACCTACACCTCGTCCACCTCGGTCAACATCTATGACTCCCAGGGCAACGCCCATGTCATGACCCAGTACTTCATCAATAACTCGGACCCGGCCGCGACTCCGCCAGTCACCAACAACTGGACCATGGCGGTCCTGGTGGACGGGCGCAATCCGGCCGATCCCACCAGTACCGATCCGCACACCACCAACCTGCTGTTCAATGCCGACGGCAGCCTGAATACCGCCGGCATGGCGGCCGGTGGCGAACTGAACTACGACCCGGCCACCGGCCTGATGAACCTGGACGACTGGGTCCCGGCGGTATCCGATGGCGGCACCCCGGCGCAGTGGTCGTCCAACGGCGCCACGGCCAATGCGGGTGGTGTCAGTATCGATATCCGTGGTTCCAGCCAGTATTCCAGCGCCTTCGCCGTCAACAGCATCAGCCAGGACGGCTACACCACCGGCCAGCTAGCGGGCCTGGAAATCGACGACACCGGCGTGATCTTCGCACGCTACACCAACGGCCAGTCCAAGGTGCAAGGCCAGGTCATCCTCGCCAACTTCGCCAGCGTCCAGGGCCTGACCCCGGTGGGCAAGACGGGCTGGGTGCAGTCCTTCGAGTCCGGTGAGCCGGTAGTGGGCACGCCGCGTTCCGGCACCCTGGGTGCCTTGCAGGCGGGCGCCCTGGAAGACTCCAACGTCGAGTTGTCGGACCAGTTGGTGAACCTGATCGTCGCCCAGCGCAACTACCAGGCGAACGCCAAGACCATCCAGACTGAGGACGCCGTAACCCAGACCATCATCAATCTCCGCTGA